In Xanthomonas sp. SI, the following are encoded in one genomic region:
- the rpoC gene encoding DNA-directed RNA polymerase subunit beta', giving the protein MKDLLNLFNQQRQTLDFDAIKIALASPDLIRSWSFGEVKKPETINYRTFKPERDGLFCAAIFGPIKDYECLCGKYKRMKHRGVVCEKCGTEVTLAKVRRERMGHIDLASPVAHIWFLKSLPSRIGLMLDMTLRDIERVLYFEAYVVTEPGLTALERRQLLTEEQFLTARQEHGDDFDAAMGAEAVYELLRTIDLQSEMTRLREEIAGTGSETKLKRLTKRIKLVEAFLESGNRPEWMVMTVLPVLPPDLRPLVPLDGGRFATSDLNDLYRRVINRNNRLRRLLELNAPDIIVRNEKRMLQESVDALLDNGRRGRAITGTNKRPLKSLADMIKGKQGRFRQNLLGKRVDYSGRSVIVVGPTLRLHECGLPKKMALELFKPFVFAKLQRRGLATTIKAAKKLVEREEAEVWDILEEVIREHPVLLNRAPTLHRLGIQAFEPVLIEGKAIQLHPLVCTAFNADFDGDQMAVHVPLSLEAQLEARALMMSTNNILSPANGEPIIVPSQDVVLGLYYMSRALENKKGEGMVFANIAEVKRAYDNRVVELHAKVKVRITETVIDEDGSRSKKTSIVDTTIGRALLAEILPDGLPFALANTELTKKNISRLINSSYRQLGLKDSVVFADKLMYTGFAYATRAGVSIGIDDMLIPSEKKGILGEAEQEVLEIQEQYQSGLVTAGERYNKVVDIWSRTNERIAKAMMDTIGTEKVTNAKGEIIDQKSMNSLYIMADSGARGSQAQIRQLAGMRGLMARPDGSIIETPIKANFREGLNVQEYFNSTHGARKGLADTALKTANSGYLTRRLVDVAQDVVITEPDCGTSDGLTMTPIVEGGDVVEPLKDRVLGRVVAEDVFLPGNDEDPIVTRNTLLDEQWVAKLEEAGVQTLKVRSTITCESSFGVCARCYGRDLARGHLVNIGEAVGVIAAQSIGEPGTQLTMRTFHIGGAASRAAAVDNITVKTTGSIKFNNLKSVEHANGSLVAVSRSGELSVLDGHGRERERYKLAYGATITAKDGDAVKAGQSVANWDPHNHPIVSEVAGFIRFIDFIDGVTVIEKTDDLTGLASREITDPKRRGAQAKDLRPIVRIVDGKGNDLTIPGTDLPAQYLLPPRSIVNLQDGAAVGVGDVVAKIPQEASKTRDITGGLPRVADLFEARKPKDPAILAERSGIISFGKDTKGKQRLIIKDTDGSEHEELIPKYRQIIVFEGEHVAKGETVVDGEPSPQDILRLLGVEPLAAYLVKEIQDVYRLQGVKINDKHIEVITRQMLRKVEITDQGNSKFLNGEQAERQRVIEENARLVPRNELPAKYDPVLLGITKASLATESFISAASFQETTRVLTEAAVRGTSDTLRGLKENVIVGRLIPAGTGLAYHAQRRRGASGLTESEMQTLSGGNAEAAVETPAPAAASSEE; this is encoded by the coding sequence ATGAAAGACCTGCTCAACCTCTTCAACCAGCAGCGCCAGACGCTGGACTTCGACGCGATCAAGATCGCGTTGGCCTCGCCGGACCTGATCCGTTCGTGGTCCTTCGGCGAAGTGAAGAAGCCGGAAACGATCAACTACCGTACCTTCAAGCCCGAGCGCGACGGCCTGTTCTGCGCCGCGATCTTCGGTCCGATCAAGGACTACGAGTGCCTGTGCGGCAAGTACAAGCGCATGAAGCACCGTGGCGTGGTCTGCGAGAAGTGCGGCACCGAAGTGACCCTGGCCAAGGTGCGCCGCGAGCGCATGGGCCACATCGACCTGGCCTCGCCGGTCGCGCACATCTGGTTCCTGAAGTCGCTGCCGTCGCGCATCGGCCTGATGCTGGACATGACCCTGCGCGACATCGAGCGCGTGCTGTACTTCGAAGCCTATGTGGTGACCGAGCCGGGCCTGACCGCCCTGGAGCGCCGCCAGCTGCTGACCGAAGAGCAGTTCCTGACCGCGCGCCAGGAGCACGGCGACGACTTCGACGCCGCGATGGGCGCCGAGGCGGTGTACGAGCTGCTGCGCACGATCGACCTGCAGTCGGAAATGACCCGCCTGCGCGAAGAGATCGCCGGCACCGGGTCGGAAACCAAGCTCAAGCGTCTGACCAAGCGCATCAAGCTGGTCGAAGCCTTCCTCGAGTCGGGCAACCGTCCGGAGTGGATGGTGATGACCGTGCTGCCGGTGCTGCCGCCGGATCTGCGCCCGCTGGTGCCGCTGGACGGCGGCCGCTTCGCGACCTCCGATCTGAACGACCTGTACCGCCGCGTCATCAACCGCAACAACCGACTGCGTCGCCTGCTCGAGCTCAATGCGCCGGACATCATCGTGCGCAACGAAAAGCGCATGCTGCAGGAATCGGTGGATGCGCTGCTGGACAACGGCCGTCGCGGCCGTGCCATCACCGGCACGAACAAGAGGCCTTTGAAGTCGCTGGCCGACATGATCAAGGGCAAGCAGGGCCGGTTCCGCCAGAACCTGCTCGGCAAGCGCGTGGACTACTCCGGCCGTTCGGTCATCGTGGTCGGCCCGACCCTGCGCCTGCACGAGTGCGGCCTGCCGAAGAAGATGGCGCTGGAGCTGTTCAAGCCGTTCGTGTTCGCCAAGCTGCAGCGTCGCGGCCTGGCCACCACCATCAAGGCCGCCAAGAAGCTGGTCGAGCGCGAAGAAGCCGAAGTCTGGGACATCCTGGAAGAGGTCATCCGCGAGCACCCGGTGCTGCTGAACCGTGCGCCGACCCTGCACCGCCTGGGTATCCAGGCGTTCGAGCCGGTGCTGATCGAAGGCAAGGCGATCCAGCTGCATCCGCTGGTGTGTACCGCGTTCAACGCCGACTTCGACGGCGACCAGATGGCCGTGCACGTGCCGCTGTCGCTGGAAGCGCAGCTGGAAGCGCGCGCGCTGATGATGTCCACCAACAACATCCTGTCGCCGGCCAACGGCGAGCCGATCATCGTGCCGTCGCAGGACGTGGTGCTGGGCCTGTACTACATGAGCCGCGCCCTGGAGAACAAGAAGGGCGAGGGCATGGTGTTCGCCAACATCGCCGAAGTGAAGCGCGCCTACGACAACCGCGTCGTCGAACTGCACGCCAAGGTCAAGGTTCGCATCACCGAGACGGTGATCGACGAGGACGGCAGCCGCAGCAAGAAGACCTCGATCGTGGACACCACGATCGGGCGCGCGCTGCTGGCCGAAATCCTGCCGGACGGCCTGCCGTTCGCGCTGGCCAACACCGAGCTGACCAAGAAGAACATCAGCCGCCTGATCAACTCCAGCTACCGCCAGCTGGGTCTGAAGGACAGCGTCGTGTTCGCCGACAAGCTGATGTACACCGGCTTCGCCTACGCGACCCGCGCCGGCGTGTCGATCGGCATCGACGACATGCTGATCCCGTCGGAGAAGAAGGGCATCCTCGGCGAAGCCGAGCAGGAAGTGCTGGAAATCCAGGAGCAGTACCAGTCCGGTCTGGTCACCGCCGGCGAGCGCTACAACAAGGTCGTGGACATCTGGTCGCGCACCAACGAGCGCATCGCCAAGGCGATGATGGACACCATCGGTACCGAGAAGGTCACCAATGCCAAGGGCGAGATCATCGACCAGAAGTCGATGAACTCCCTTTACATCATGGCCGACTCCGGTGCGCGTGGTAGCCAGGCGCAGATCCGTCAGCTGGCCGGTATGCGCGGCCTGATGGCGCGTCCGGACGGCTCGATCATCGAGACCCCGATCAAGGCCAACTTCCGCGAAGGCCTGAACGTGCAGGAGTACTTCAACTCCACCCACGGCGCGCGTAAGGGTCTGGCCGATACCGCGCTGAAGACCGCCAACTCGGGTTACCTGACCCGGCGTCTGGTCGACGTGGCGCAGGACGTGGTCATCACCGAACCGGATTGCGGCACCAGCGACGGCCTGACCATGACCCCGATCGTGGAAGGCGGCGACGTGGTCGAGCCGTTGAAGGATCGCGTGCTCGGTCGCGTGGTGGCCGAGGACGTGTTCCTGCCGGGCAACGACGAGGATCCGATCGTCACCCGCAACACGCTGCTCGACGAGCAGTGGGTGGCCAAGCTGGAAGAGGCCGGCGTGCAGACGCTGAAGGTGCGCTCCACGATCACCTGCGAATCCTCGTTCGGCGTGTGCGCCCGCTGCTACGGCCGCGACCTGGCGCGCGGTCACCTGGTCAACATCGGCGAAGCGGTCGGCGTCATCGCCGCGCAGTCGATCGGCGAGCCGGGTACCCAGCTGACCATGCGTACCTTCCACATCGGCGGCGCAGCTTCGCGTGCGGCGGCGGTGGACAACATCACGGTCAAGACCACCGGTTCGATCAAGTTCAACAACCTCAAGTCGGTCGAGCACGCCAACGGTTCGCTGGTGGCGGTGTCGCGTTCGGGCGAACTGTCCGTGCTCGACGGCCACGGCCGCGAGCGCGAGCGCTACAAGCTGGCCTACGGCGCCACGATCACCGCGAAGGACGGCGACGCGGTCAAGGCCGGCCAGTCGGTCGCCAACTGGGATCCGCATAACCACCCGATCGTGTCGGAAGTGGCCGGTTTCATCCGCTTCATCGACTTCATCGACGGCGTCACCGTCATCGAGAAGACCGACGATCTGACCGGCCTGGCCTCGCGCGAGATCACCGATCCGAAGCGTCGCGGCGCCCAGGCCAAGGACCTGCGCCCGATCGTGCGCATCGTCGACGGCAAGGGCAACGACCTGACCATCCCGGGCACCGATCTGCCGGCGCAGTACCTGCTGCCGCCGCGCTCGATCGTCAACCTGCAGGACGGTGCGGCGGTGGGCGTGGGCGACGTGGTCGCCAAGATCCCGCAGGAAGCGTCCAAGACCCGCGACATCACCGGTGGTCTGCCGCGCGTGGCCGATCTGTTCGAAGCGCGCAAGCCGAAGGATCCCGCGATCCTGGCCGAGCGCTCGGGCATCATCAGCTTCGGCAAGGACACCAAGGGCAAGCAGCGCCTGATCATCAAGGACACCGATGGTTCGGAACACGAAGAGCTGATCCCGAAGTATCGCCAGATCATTGTGTTCGAAGGCGAGCACGTGGCCAAGGGCGAGACCGTGGTCGACGGCGAGCCGAGCCCGCAGGACATCCTGCGCCTGCTCGGCGTGGAGCCGCTGGCCGCCTACCTGGTCAAGGAAATCCAGGACGTGTATCGCCTGCAGGGCGTGAAGATCAACGACAAGCACATCGAGGTCATCACCCGGCAGATGCTGCGCAAGGTCGAGATCACCGACCAGGGCAACAGCAAGTTCCTCAACGGCGAGCAGGCCGAGCGCCAGCGCGTCATCGAGGAAAATGCCCGCCTGGTGCCTCGCAACGAACTGCCGGCCAAGTACGACCCGGTGCTGCTGGGCATCACCAAGGCCTCGCTGGCCACCGAGTCGTTCATCTCGGCGGCGTCGTTCCAGGAAACCACCCGCGTCCTCACCGAGGCGGCGGTCCGCGGCACCAGCGACACGCTGCGCGGCCTGAAGGAAAACGTGATCGTCGGCCGTCTGATCCCGGCCGGCACCGGCCTGGCCTACCACGCCCAGCGTCGCCGTGGCGCGTCCGGCCTGACCGAGTCGGAGATGCAGACCCTGTCCGGCGGCAACGCCGAGGCGGCGGTCGAAACGCCCGCACCGGCGGCTGCCAGCAGCGAAGAGTGA
- the rpoB gene encoding DNA-directed RNA polymerase subunit beta encodes MTSYSFTEKKRIRKDFGKQRSILEVPFLLAIQVDSYREFLQENTDPNKRSDHGLHAALKSVFPISSYSGNAALEYVGYKLGDPVFDERECRQRGMSYGAPLRVTVRLVIYDRESSTKAIKYVKEQEVYLGEIPLMTDNGTFIVNGTERVIVSQLHRSPGVFFDHDRGKTHSSGKLLYSARIIPYRGSWLDFEFDPKDALFTRIDRRRKLPVSILLRALGYSNEEMLAEFFEINTFHIDPKEGVQLELVPERLRGETLNFDLADGDKVIVEAGKRITARHVKQLEAAGVAALAVPDEYLVGRILSHDVVDASTGELLASANDEISEDQLTAFRKAGVDAVGTLWVNDLDRGPYLSNTLRIDPTKTQLEALVEIYRMMRPGEPPTKDAAQNLFHNLFFTFERYDLSTVGRMKFNRRVGRKEVTGESVLYDKKYFGERNDEESKRLVAEHADSSDILEVIKVLTEIRNGRGVVDDIDHLGNRRVRSVGEMAENVFRVGLVRVERAVKERLSMAESEGLTPQELINAKPVAAAIKEFFGSSQLSQFMDQNNPLSEVTHKRRVSALGPGGLTRERAGFEVRDVHPTHYGRVCTIETPEGPNIGLINSLAVYARTNQYGFLETPYRKVVDGQITDDVEYLSAIEENEYVIAQANALHDSKSRLTEQFVPCRYQGESLLKPPAEVHFMDVSPMQTVSIAAALVPFLEHDDANRALMGANMQRQAVPTLRAQKPLVGTGIERAVARDSGVTVNARRGGVIEQIDAGRIVVKVNEEEIGGGTDAGVDIYNLIKYTRSNQNTCINQRPLVNVGDVIARGDVLADGPSTDIGELALGQNMLIAFMPWNGYNFEDSILLSERVVEEDRYTTIHIEELTCVARDTKLGPEEISADIPNVSEQALNRLDESGVVYIGAEVRAGDIMVGKVTPKGESQLTPEEKLLRAIFGEKASDVKDSSLRVPPGMDGTVIDVQVFTRDGIEKDKRARQIEENEIKRVKKDFDDQFRILESAIYARLRTQLIGKVANGGPNLKKGDTVTDAYLDGLKKSDWFALRMKDEEPSDAIERAQKQIQAHEKEFERRFADKRGKITAGDDLAPGVLKMVKVFLAVKRRIQPGDKMAGRHGNKGVVSMIQPIEDMPYMANGETVDIVLNPLGVPSRMNIGQVLEVHLGWAAKGLGRKIQNMLEAQTKVADLRKFLTQIYNHDQKLGEDRVDLDQFSDAELLRLAGNLTDGVPMATPVFDGATEAEIKHMLELADLPISGQTQLYDGRTGEAFDRHTTVGYMHMLKLNHLVDDKMHARSTGPYSLVTQQPLGGKAQFGGQRFGEMEVWALEAYGAAYTLQEMLTVKSDDVQGRNQMYKNIVDGEHEMVAGMPESFNVLVKEIRSLAINMELED; translated from the coding sequence ATGACGTCTTATTCGTTCACCGAAAAGAAGCGTATCCGCAAGGATTTCGGCAAGCAGCGCTCGATCCTCGAAGTGCCGTTCCTGCTGGCGATCCAGGTGGATTCCTACCGCGAATTCCTGCAGGAAAACACCGATCCGAACAAGCGTTCGGACCACGGCCTGCACGCGGCCCTGAAATCGGTGTTCCCGATCTCCAGCTACAGCGGCAACGCGGCCCTGGAGTACGTCGGCTACAAGCTGGGCGACCCGGTGTTCGACGAGCGTGAATGCCGCCAGCGCGGCATGAGCTACGGCGCCCCGCTGCGCGTGACCGTGCGCCTGGTGATCTACGACCGCGAGTCCTCGACCAAGGCCATCAAGTACGTGAAGGAGCAGGAGGTCTATCTCGGCGAAATCCCGCTGATGACCGACAACGGCACCTTCATCGTCAACGGCACCGAGCGCGTCATCGTCTCGCAGCTGCACCGTTCGCCGGGCGTGTTCTTCGACCACGACCGCGGCAAGACCCACAGCTCGGGCAAGCTGCTGTACAGCGCCCGCATCATCCCGTACCGCGGTTCCTGGCTGGACTTCGAGTTCGACCCGAAGGACGCGCTGTTCACCCGTATCGACCGCCGCCGCAAGCTGCCGGTGTCGATCCTGCTGCGCGCGCTCGGTTACTCGAACGAAGAGATGCTGGCCGAGTTCTTCGAGATCAACACCTTCCACATCGACCCGAAGGAAGGCGTGCAGCTGGAGCTGGTGCCCGAGCGCCTGCGCGGCGAGACGCTGAACTTCGACCTGGCCGATGGCGACAAGGTCATCGTCGAGGCCGGCAAGCGCATCACCGCGCGCCACGTCAAGCAGCTGGAAGCCGCCGGCGTCGCCGCGCTGGCCGTGCCCGACGAGTACCTGGTCGGCCGCATCCTGTCGCACGACGTGGTCGATGCCTCGACCGGCGAACTGCTGGCCAGCGCCAACGACGAGATCAGCGAAGATCAGCTGACCGCGTTCCGCAAGGCCGGCGTAGACGCCGTGGGCACGCTGTGGGTCAACGATCTGGATCGTGGTCCGTACCTGTCCAACACCCTGCGCATCGATCCGACCAAGACCCAGCTGGAAGCGCTGGTCGAGATCTATCGCATGATGCGTCCCGGCGAGCCGCCGACCAAGGATGCCGCGCAGAACCTGTTCCACAACCTGTTCTTCACCTTCGAGCGCTACGACCTGTCCACGGTCGGCCGCATGAAGTTCAACCGCCGTGTCGGCCGCAAGGAAGTCACCGGCGAGTCGGTGCTGTACGACAAGAAGTACTTCGGCGAGCGCAACGACGAAGAGTCCAAGCGCCTGGTCGCCGAGCATGCCGACAGCTCCGACATCCTGGAAGTGATCAAGGTCCTGACCGAGATCCGCAACGGCCGCGGCGTGGTCGACGACATCGACCACCTCGGCAACCGTCGCGTGCGTTCGGTCGGCGAAATGGCCGAGAACGTGTTCCGCGTGGGCCTGGTCCGCGTCGAGCGCGCGGTCAAGGAGCGCCTGTCGATGGCCGAATCCGAAGGCCTGACCCCGCAGGAACTGATCAACGCCAAGCCGGTGGCCGCCGCGATCAAGGAGTTCTTCGGCTCCTCGCAGCTGTCGCAGTTCATGGATCAGAACAACCCGCTGTCGGAAGTGACGCACAAGCGCCGCGTCTCCGCGCTGGGCCCGGGCGGTCTGACCCGCGAACGCGCCGGCTTCGAAGTGCGCGACGTGCATCCGACCCACTACGGCCGCGTCTGCACCATCGAGACGCCGGAAGGCCCGAACATCGGCCTGATCAACTCGCTGGCGGTGTATGCCCGCACCAATCAGTACGGCTTCCTGGAGACGCCGTACCGGAAGGTCGTGGACGGCCAGATCACCGACGACGTCGAATACCTGTCGGCGATCGAAGAGAACGAGTACGTGATCGCGCAGGCCAACGCGCTGCACGATTCCAAGAGCCGCCTGACCGAGCAGTTCGTGCCGTGCCGCTACCAGGGCGAGTCGCTGCTGAAGCCGCCGGCCGAAGTGCACTTCATGGACGTGTCGCCGATGCAGACCGTGTCCATCGCGGCGGCGCTGGTGCCGTTCCTGGAGCACGATGACGCCAACCGCGCACTGATGGGCGCGAACATGCAGCGCCAGGCCGTGCCGACGCTGCGTGCGCAGAAGCCGCTGGTCGGTACCGGCATCGAGCGCGCCGTGGCGCGCGACTCGGGCGTGACCGTGAACGCGCGCCGTGGCGGCGTGATCGAACAGATCGACGCCGGCCGCATCGTGGTCAAGGTCAACGAGGAAGAGATCGGCGGCGGCACCGATGCCGGCGTCGACATCTACAACCTGATCAAGTACACGCGTTCCAACCAGAACACCTGCATCAACCAGCGTCCGCTGGTCAATGTGGGCGACGTGATCGCGCGCGGCGACGTGCTGGCCGACGGTCCCTCGACCGACATCGGCGAACTGGCCCTGGGCCAGAACATGCTGATCGCGTTCATGCCGTGGAACGGCTACAACTTCGAAGACTCCATCCTGCTCTCCGAGCGCGTGGTGGAAGAGGATCGCTACACCACGATCCACATCGAAGAGCTGACCTGCGTGGCGCGCGACACCAAGCTGGGGCCGGAGGAAATCTCCGCCGACATCCCGAACGTGTCCGAGCAGGCGCTGAACCGCCTGGACGAGTCGGGCGTGGTGTACATCGGCGCCGAAGTGCGCGCCGGCGACATCATGGTCGGCAAGGTCACGCCGAAGGGCGAGAGCCAGCTGACCCCGGAAGAGAAGCTGCTGCGCGCGATCTTCGGCGAGAAGGCCTCCGATGTGAAGGACAGCTCGCTGCGCGTGCCGCCGGGCATGGACGGCACCGTCATCGACGTGCAGGTGTTCACCCGCGACGGCATCGAGAAGGACAAGCGCGCCCGCCAGATCGAGGAAAACGAGATCAAGCGGGTCAAGAAGGACTTCGACGACCAGTTCCGCATCCTGGAAAGCGCGATCTATGCGCGTCTGCGCACCCAGCTGATCGGCAAGGTCGCCAACGGCGGTCCGAACCTGAAGAAGGGCGACACCGTCACCGACGCGTACCTGGACGGGCTGAAGAAGTCCGACTGGTTCGCGCTGCGTATGAAGGACGAGGAGCCGTCCGACGCGATCGAGCGCGCGCAGAAGCAGATCCAGGCGCACGAGAAGGAATTCGAGCGTCGCTTCGCCGACAAGCGCGGCAAGATCACCGCCGGCGACGACCTCGCCCCGGGCGTGCTGAAGATGGTCAAGGTGTTCCTGGCGGTGAAGCGCCGCATTCAGCCCGGCGACAAGATGGCCGGTCGCCACGGCAACAAGGGTGTCGTGTCGATGATCCAGCCGATCGAGGACATGCCGTACATGGCCAACGGCGAGACCGTTGACATCGTGCTGAACCCGCTCGGCGTGCCGTCGCGCATGAACATCGGCCAGGTGCTGGAAGTGCATCTGGGCTGGGCCGCCAAGGGCCTGGGTCGCAAGATCCAGAACATGCTCGAGGCGCAGACCAAGGTCGCCGACCTGCGCAAGTTCCTGACCCAGATCTACAACCACGACCAGAAGCTGGGCGAGGACCGTGTGGACCTGGATCAGTTCAGCGACGCGGAGCTGCTGCGCCTGGCCGGCAACCTGACCGACGGCGTGCCGATGGCCACCCCGGTGTTCGACGGTGCGACGGAAGCGGAGATCAAGCACATGCTCGAGCTCGCCGACCTGCCGATCAGCGGCCAGACCCAGCTGTACGACGGCCGCACCGGCGAGGCGTTCGATCGCCACACCACGGTCGGCTACATGCACATGCTGAAGCTGAACCACTTGGTCGACGACAAGATGCACGCGCGCTCCACCGGTCCGTACTCGCTCGTCACCCAGCAGCCGCTGGGCGGCAAGGCGCAGTTCGGTGGCCAGCGCTTCGGCGAAATGGAAGTCTGGGCGCTGGAAGCCTACGGCGCGGCCTACACCCTGCAGGAAATGCTGACGGTGAAGTCCGACGACGTGCAGGGCCGCAACCAGATGTACAAGAACATCGTCGACGGCGAGCACGAGATGGTCGCGGGCATGCCGGAATCCTTCAACGTCCTGGTGAAGGAAATCCGCTCGCTGGCCATCAACATGGAACTGGAAGACTGA
- the rplL gene encoding 50S ribosomal protein L7/L12: MSLSNEQIVDAIAEKTLMEVMELVKAIEEKFGVSAAAPVAAAGPAAAAAPVEEQTEFNVILKAIGEKKVEVIKAVRAITGLGLKEAKDLVEGAPQTVKEAVSKEDSEKFKKDLEAAGATVEIK; the protein is encoded by the coding sequence ATGTCCCTGTCTAACGAACAGATCGTCGACGCAATCGCCGAAAAGACCCTCATGGAAGTGATGGAGCTGGTCAAGGCCATCGAAGAGAAGTTTGGCGTCTCCGCCGCCGCCCCGGTCGCCGCTGCCGGCCCGGCCGCTGCTGCTGCCCCGGTCGAAGAGCAGACCGAGTTCAACGTCATCCTGAAGGCTATCGGCGAGAAGAAGGTCGAAGTCATTAAGGCCGTCCGCGCCATCACCGGCCTGGGCCTGAAGGAAGCGAAGGACCTCGTCGAAGGTGCTCCGCAGACCGTCAAGGAAGCCGTGTCGAAGGAAGATTCCGAGAAGTTCAAGAAGGATCTCGAGGCCGCCGGCGCGACCGTCGAAATCAAGTAA
- the rplJ gene encoding 50S ribosomal protein L10 — MALNLSQKQEVVAELADVAAKAHSLVAAEYAGITVAQLTAMRKKARETGVYLRVVKNTLAARAVAGTEYECVQDALVGPLLYAFSTEEPGAAGRLIKEFAKGNDKLQAKVVSMGGQLYPAAHLEVLASLPTREQALAMLARVLAEPASMFARAVKAVGDKLGGGEEAPAAAEEAPAETA; from the coding sequence ATGGCTCTCAATCTGTCCCAGAAGCAAGAAGTCGTCGCCGAACTGGCAGACGTTGCCGCGAAGGCTCACTCCTTGGTTGCTGCCGAGTACGCCGGCATCACGGTCGCCCAGCTGACCGCGATGCGCAAGAAGGCGCGCGAAACCGGTGTGTACTTGCGTGTTGTCAAGAACACCCTGGCCGCGCGTGCCGTTGCCGGTACCGAATACGAGTGCGTCCAGGACGCGCTGGTCGGTCCGCTGCTGTATGCGTTCTCGACGGAAGAACCCGGCGCTGCCGGTCGTCTGATCAAGGAATTCGCCAAGGGTAACGACAAGCTGCAAGCCAAGGTCGTGTCGATGGGTGGCCAGCTGTATCCGGCCGCTCACCTCGAGGTGTTGGCATCGCTGCCGACCCGCGAGCAGGCGCTGGCCATGCTGGCACGCGTCCTCGCCGAGCCGGCGAGCATGTTTGCACGCGCGGTCAAGGCAGTGGGCGACAAGCTCGGTGGTGGCGAAGAAGCCCCCGCCGCAGCGGAAGAAGCCCCGGCCGAAACGGCTTAA
- the rplA gene encoding 50S ribosomal protein L1 — MAQTKRQKAIRAAVQPGKAYSIDEALKILKSTSKAKFVEAVDVAVRLGVDAKKSDQQVRGSTVLPAGTGKSVRVAVFAPAGAKADEALAAGAEAVGMDDLAEKMQAGDLNYDVVIATPDAMRVVGKLGTLLGPRGLMPNPKVGTVSANPAEAVKNAKSGQVRYRTDKAGIIHCTIGKASFEDEALKNNLQALLMDLVKAKPATSKGTYLQKISVSSTMGPGVTVDQASLSLK; from the coding sequence ATGGCACAGACCAAGCGACAGAAAGCAATCCGTGCTGCCGTGCAGCCGGGCAAGGCGTATTCGATCGACGAAGCGCTGAAGATCCTCAAGTCCACCAGCAAGGCCAAGTTCGTCGAAGCCGTCGACGTGGCCGTGCGCCTGGGCGTGGATGCCAAGAAGTCCGACCAGCAGGTGCGCGGTTCCACCGTGCTGCCGGCCGGTACCGGCAAGAGCGTGCGCGTGGCGGTGTTCGCCCCGGCCGGCGCCAAGGCTGACGAAGCCCTGGCCGCTGGCGCCGAAGCCGTCGGTATGGACGACCTGGCCGAGAAGATGCAGGCCGGCGACCTGAACTACGACGTGGTCATCGCCACCCCGGACGCGATGCGCGTCGTCGGCAAGTTGGGCACGCTGCTGGGCCCGCGCGGCCTGATGCCGAACCCGAAGGTCGGCACCGTGTCGGCCAATCCGGCCGAAGCGGTGAAGAACGCCAAGTCGGGTCAGGTGCGCTACCGCACCGACAAGGCCGGCATCATCCATTGCACCATCGGCAAGGCCAGCTTCGAAGACGAAGCGCTGAAGAACAACCTGCAGGCGCTGCTGATGGACCTGGTCAAGGCCAAGCCGGCCACGTCCAAGGGTACCTACCTGCAGAAGATCTCGGTGAGCTCGACCATGGGTCCGGGCGTCACCGTCGATCAGGCTTCGCTGTCCCTGAAGTAA
- the rplK gene encoding 50S ribosomal protein L11 — protein MAKKVVGYIKLQVKAGQANPSPPVGPALGQRGLNIMEFCKAFNAATQKLEPGLPTPVIITAYSDRTFTFITKSTPASVLLKKAAGVTSGSKRPNTEKVGKVTRKQLEEIAKAKEADLTAAELEAAVRTIAGSARSMGLTVEG, from the coding sequence ATGGCAAAGAAAGTAGTCGGTTACATCAAGCTGCAGGTGAAGGCCGGTCAGGCCAATCCCTCGCCGCCGGTCGGTCCTGCGCTGGGTCAGCGCGGCCTGAACATCATGGAATTCTGCAAGGCGTTCAATGCCGCCACGCAGAAGCTGGAGCCGGGCCTGCCCACTCCGGTCATCATCACGGCCTATTCGGACCGTACCTTCACCTTCATCACCAAGAGCACCCCTGCGAGCGTGCTGTTGAAGAAGGCGGCAGGCGTCACCTCCGGTTCCAAGCGCCCGAACACCGAAAAGGTGGGCAAGGTCACCCGCAAGCAGCTCGAAGAGATCGCCAAGGCGAAGGAAGCCGACCTGACTGCAGCCGAGCTGGAAGCGGCGGTACGTACGATTGCGGGTTCCGCCCGCAGCATGGGCCTGACGGTGGAGGGTTAA